ACCGGAAAAAGCTCAAAGGGAAGTCCGTCCTGGAAAAAGCGAGTTCTTTCGCCAGCCAACGGGAAAAGGAAGGTTACCTTTCCCTCTGTCACTTCGAGAACGAAGAAGGGCTCACCATCACCGAGTTCCACAATCCCCACTGGCGAATTGCCAAGGCTTTTCCGGCCTTTCATCGCATGGAGGAAACCATGTTTGAGAACGTCTTGGGAGAAAAAGTGGAGCGGGAAGAAGTCCAGAATGGGCCTCAAAAGCATGCCCGCTTCCACGTGGCAACGCTCCATTGAAAGCGGCTCAGGTTGCTTCCATAAAGCTGGGCAAGGCGGGCACGCAGAAGGCAGACCAGGACTCCAAACGCTCCGAACGACCCTCAAGTTCTGAGAGGCTCAGGAACTCCAAGTCGGTAATGGGCGCTTCATTGGGCTCCACTTGCGGAGAGTCTGCCAGCAGATCAAAGAGGTGGACCACGCCGAGGTGCACTTGGCCTACGGAATTCGAATCGTCGTTCAAAAGCGCGACCACTCGCTGCTGGATCTCCCCTTGAAAACGGATTTCCTCCTTCACCTCCCGAGCCACTCCGTGAAGGTAAGTGGCTGGTCCCAAGTGCTCTTCCTGGTAGTCATCGGTATTGATATGGCCCCCAATCCCGAGAGATCCTTTGGCGGCCAGACGCTTCTCTCCGCCCGCTTGGCCGCGGACGTAGTGGAGGAATCTGCCTCGGTGATGAAAGAGCGCATAAGGGATGATCTGCTTGTAGTTCGGATCTTCTTCGGCCGCAGCCCGCTCTAGGAAAAAATTGTTCTTGGGATCGAGGAAGCTGGGAAGATACTTTTCCGGGTCGGTGTGAATGCCCTGAAAGGAACCCAGAGCCTCGAAGAGAGAGCGGGGGACAACGAGGACTTTTTCTTGGGAGGGAGCGTCGGTCATAGGGAGGGAGACTCAGTCGAGGTGGCGAGAGACAGCAGCGGAGGGTGACAGAACGAGGGAAATTTCGCCCTTGGCGGGATGCTCTTGAAACCAACCCGCCAGCTCCAGCGCTGATCCTCGGTGATAGGTTTCAAATCGTTTGCTCAGTTCCCGCGCTACGCAAACCTCGGCTTCGGGGTCAAGCTCCGCCAGTTGAGCCAAGGTCTTAGCGATGCGGTAAGGCGATTCATAAAACACGCTCGTTTCTCCCAGCGCCAAAGCCTTGGCAAGCGCCTTGCCGCGTCGCCCGGCTTTTTGAGGCAGAAATCCAAAGTAATGGAAGGCGTCCGAAGGCAAGCCACTGCCAGCAATCGCCGTGACCGCTGCGCAAGCACCCGGGAGAACCGTGACGGGGAGGTTTTCCTCCAGACAGAGACGGACGAATCGATACCCTGGATCGGAAAGGCAGGGCATACCGGCGTCCGTCACCACGGCAATCTGTTGGCCCATTTTGGCTCGCTCGATCAACTCTTTTGACCGACTTAACTCATTCCTAGCGTGTAGACTAAGAAGGGTTTTTCTGGGAATTTCGTAGCACTGAAAAAGCCGGAGTGAGTGGCGGGTGTCTTCGCAGGCAACGACGTCCGCCTCCTTGAGCGTGGCCACCCCACGATAGGTCATGTCCCCGAGGTGGCCAATGGGGGTGGGGACCAAGGCAACGCGGCCGCTTGCCTTTTCAGTGCTCACCTCAATAGCCTTCTGTGATGGCGGCTGTTAGCTGCAGGGCGAGGTCCCGTGCGGCATCCGGGAAAACAGGGCGCTCTGAGATCTCGAATTCTTCCAAGGGGAAGAACTCGCTTGCCCCCTGAAGCTGACCCGCCAGGAGAAGTTCTTTGGTGGCATCGTTTCGCCGCACGAGATAGCTGAATTGCACGCGCACTCCCAGCTCGCGACTGCGAATGGTGTTGCTGGGGACGGAACGCTGCTGCCGACGTTCGATCCGGGTGATGGTTCCTTGAAGCACCGCGTCTGCAGACTCGAGACTGCCGATTTGGTATGTCCCGTCGACTTGCAGTTCTCCAATGACCGCATTGGTGAAAAGCACGTCGATTCTTGGTTCTTGGGTATCGTTGTGGAAAGTCGGAACAGCGATCGAGGTGATCTCCACCATCTCTTGCGGCGGGACCCCTCCTAGCTGATACCCTGCGCAACCGGCCACCGAAGCGACCGTCGAAAACACAAAGAGCAGACGAGCGAAGCGGGACATCACGAAAATCTACTCGCTAGCTGGGGGAAGAATGGGGTTGTTCATGGGAGTTTCCCCCTCCTCAGCCGCTTCGTCTTCTGCCAGGGGCTCGAGGTCGAGCTCCTCCTCCGTTACTCGCATGCGAGGCTTTGGAGCGGTCGTCCGGGTGGGCGAAGAAGGGCCCACGTAGTCATCCCGATCCTTCAAACGCTGGGCCACTTGGGTGGAAGCGACTCGGCGCGGCTCAGGCGCGGCACTCACTCCCGGCTCCTCGGCCTCAAGAGCCTCCAAGGCCATCTTGGCAGCTTGGTAAGAGGTCGTCTCGGGGTTTTTCAGGACCTCCTTGTAATAGATGGCGGCGGCTCGGAGCTGCCCTTTCTTGCGGTAAAAATCCCCAATTTGTAGGTTCTTCCTGGCTTGCGCCTGATCCAGTTCCCCCAGCTGTTTGCGGGCCTCCGCCACGCGCTCGTCGTCCGGGAAGTTGATGAGGAAGTCCTCATAGCTTTCTCGGGCCAAGTCCAGATTGGCCGGGTTGCGCGCCCCTTCTTTCTTGGTGGTATCCATCAGACTATTGCCCATCTTGAGTTGCGCCACCCGGGCTTCTTCCGAATTCGGGTAGCGATCCACCACCATCTGGTAAGCCGCCAAGCTCTCGCGAAATTCCTTCCGCTCTTCCAGGATTTCCGCCTTGGCCATCAGAGCTTGAGGAGCGATTTCACTCTGGGGGGCATTGCGCACAATTTGGTCGAACCACTCGACTGCCTTCGAGGGCTGAATGCCGCCAAACCCCAGAAATCCCGGCTGGGCCTCGCCCTGAAAAGCCTCTTGAGCGATCCGGAATTGCCCTTCGATGGCTTCGTTGAACTTGGTGCTCCCGCGATAGGTGTCGAGGAAGTTTTGGTAGCCCTTGAAAGCCTTGTTCCAA
The genomic region above belongs to Verrucomicrobiota bacterium and contains:
- the rsmI gene encoding 16S rRNA (cytidine(1402)-2'-O)-methyltransferase → MSTEKASGRVALVPTPIGHLGDMTYRGVATLKEADVVACEDTRHSLRLFQCYEIPRKTLLSLHARNELSRSKELIERAKMGQQIAVVTDAGMPCLSDPGYRFVRLCLEENLPVTVLPGACAAVTAIAGSGLPSDAFHYFGFLPQKAGRRGKALAKALALGETSVFYESPYRIAKTLAQLAELDPEAEVCVARELSKRFETYHRGSALELAGWFQEHPAKGEISLVLSPSAAVSRHLD
- a CDS encoding LptE family protein, yielding MSRFARLLFVFSTVASVAGCAGYQLGGVPPQEMVEITSIAVPTFHNDTQEPRIDVLFTNAVIGELQVDGTYQIGSLESADAVLQGTITRIERRQQRSVPSNTIRSRELGVRVQFSYLVRRNDATKELLLAGQLQGASEFFPLEEFEISERPVFPDAARDLALQLTAAITEGY
- the bamD gene encoding outer membrane protein assembly factor BamD, with amino-acid sequence MRRFLPLFASIALGSSARADFFNSLFGDDLQQSVTREELEANEAEAVAELREASEAETRGKTGKAIDRYEDLVKDFPLTKTAGLAQFRAAQLREKEGDWNKAFKGYQNFLDTYRGSTKFNEAIEGQFRIAQEAFQGEAQPGFLGFGGIQPSKAVEWFDQIVRNAPQSEIAPQALMAKAEILEERKEFRESLAAYQMVVDRYPNSEEARVAQLKMGNSLMDTTKKEGARNPANLDLARESYEDFLINFPDDERVAEARKQLGELDQAQARKNLQIGDFYRKKGQLRAAAIYYKEVLKNPETTSYQAAKMALEALEAEEPGVSAAPEPRRVASTQVAQRLKDRDDYVGPSSPTRTTAPKPRMRVTEEELDLEPLAEDEAAEEGETPMNNPILPPASE